The following proteins are co-located in the Streptomyces sp. DT2A-34 genome:
- a CDS encoding sigma-70 family RNA polymerase sigma factor, producing MSDGSPKVPAQASPPASATASYARIYEEQQPRLVAYARSLTRNNSWAAEDLVAEAHFRVWRRLSAGHEIENVPAYLMTTVRHLAATAVVGETRETPHDPRTAERTEIAVHAGDTADPAEQISSVDLLVRVLGQLPERWVQALWLAEAEGQPLETVGQRIGAKQGATAVLLHRAREGMRQAFLRSQTGAPDDPACEVHWVRMPAYVRGNATPRQSERLLAHVDACADCRGRLAVLMRANDRLPALVGPALLVFAMGGAGKFLLPFIAGSAGATAALSGQAGTALHAARQAVTGGTGGAKVPTAIAAGATVAGAALAMMLALGTGNPSSPTPLPDRVPRADAPVVARPSEGPVAGAERPVTKQAEQRGTDGGVGVLAADVAVDAGSDTAVSGGVAEAEPDAELPGGDVPAPPPADVPAPPPPADVPAPPPPADVPAPPPAGAPASPPAGPVIDPPADPAPPQNDTPPQNDTPPQNEPTPGIEDPAAPAPAAPAPAAPAPAAPAPAAPAPAAPAPAAPVDEQPEAPAPSPSPTPTPAPPAPPAPPTPPETADPIPTPAPAPAPQPTPEDPGNGCAN from the coding sequence ATGTCCGACGGTTCCCCGAAGGTGCCCGCCCAGGCGTCACCGCCCGCGTCCGCCACCGCCTCGTACGCCCGTATCTACGAGGAACAGCAGCCGCGCCTGGTCGCCTACGCCCGCTCGCTCACCCGCAACAACTCCTGGGCCGCCGAGGACCTGGTCGCCGAGGCGCACTTCCGTGTCTGGCGCCGGCTGTCGGCGGGCCACGAGATCGAGAACGTGCCGGCGTACCTGATGACGACGGTCCGGCACCTGGCGGCGACGGCCGTCGTAGGCGAGACGCGCGAGACCCCGCACGACCCGCGGACCGCCGAGCGCACGGAGATCGCCGTTCACGCGGGGGACACGGCGGACCCGGCCGAACAGATCTCCTCCGTGGACCTGTTGGTACGGGTACTGGGCCAACTGCCCGAGCGCTGGGTGCAGGCGTTGTGGCTGGCGGAGGCGGAGGGCCAGCCGCTGGAGACGGTCGGGCAGCGCATCGGCGCCAAGCAGGGCGCGACGGCCGTACTCCTGCACCGTGCCCGCGAGGGCATGCGTCAGGCCTTCCTCCGCTCCCAGACCGGCGCCCCCGACGACCCCGCGTGCGAGGTCCACTGGGTGCGCATGCCGGCGTACGTCCGCGGCAACGCGACGCCCCGCCAGTCCGAACGCCTGCTCGCCCACGTGGACGCCTGCGCCGACTGCCGCGGCCGGCTCGCGGTACTCATGCGCGCCAACGACCGCCTGCCCGCCCTGGTCGGCCCGGCCCTGCTGGTCTTCGCCATGGGCGGCGCGGGCAAGTTCCTGCTGCCGTTCATCGCCGGGTCCGCCGGCGCCACGGCCGCCCTGAGCGGCCAGGCCGGCACCGCACTGCACGCGGCCCGCCAGGCGGTGACCGGCGGCACGGGCGGCGCGAAGGTGCCGACGGCGATCGCGGCGGGGGCGACGGTCGCGGGCGCGGCCCTCGCGATGATGCTCGCCCTGGGGACGGGCAACCCGTCGTCTCCGACGCCGCTCCCGGACCGGGTACCGCGCGCGGACGCGCCGGTCGTCGCCCGGCCGTCGGAGGGGCCGGTCGCCGGGGCGGAGAGGCCGGTGACGAAGCAGGCCGAGCAGCGCGGGACGGACGGCGGGGTTGGGGTTCTGGCCGCCGATGTCGCTGTTGACGCTGGTTCTGATACGGCGGTGAGTGGCGGGGTGGCTGAGGCGGAGCCGGACGCCGAACTGCCGGGCGGGGATGTGCCCGCGCCGCCGCCTGCCGATGTGCCCGCACCGCCGCCGCCTGCCGACGTACCCGCGCCACCGCCGCCTGCCGATGTGCCCGCACCGCCTCCTGCCGGTGCACCTGCATCGCCCCCTGCCGGGCCGGTGATTGACCCCCCGGCGGACCCCGCACCCCCGCAGAACGACACGCCTCCGCAGAACGACACGCCTCCGCAGAACGAGCCGACGCCGGGAATCGAAGACCCGGCCGCTCCCGCACCGGCCGCCCCCGCACCGGCCGCCCCCGCACCGGCCGCCCCCGCACCGGCCGCCCCCGCACCGGCCGCCCCCGCACCGGCCGCCCCGGTGGACGAGCAGCCGGAGGCGCCGGCCCCCTCACCCTCACCCACGCCCACGCCGGCGCCCCCGGCGCCCCCGGCGCCCCCCACCCCGCCGGAGACGGCCGACCCCATACCCACACCCGCCCCGGCTCCCGCCCCGCAACCAACACCCGAGGACCCCGGAAACGGCTGCGCGAACTGA
- a CDS encoding ATP-binding protein, with translation MSRKSWGLDFTAEPEEVAALRRIMRLHLGLWGLHDVTDGAQLCVSELVSNVITHVGYGTPAMLAVSMNGTYLRIEVHDPDTRALPTLIDATLDSEGGRGMALVDALADRWGVQLYPDRKVTWCELATGLTSTNGHVRTPGVMRAEALLDLYLEAKLPRASSPNRLSAAMAVEAVIDVITDFLHWLRAHGCDPDEVLDRAQTHYEAEVSVTADVM, from the coding sequence ATGTCACGAAAGTCGTGGGGCCTGGACTTCACGGCTGAACCCGAGGAAGTAGCCGCCCTGCGCCGCATCATGCGGCTGCACCTGGGGCTCTGGGGATTGCACGATGTCACCGACGGGGCCCAACTCTGCGTGAGCGAACTCGTGTCCAACGTCATCACGCATGTCGGCTACGGCACTCCGGCCATGCTCGCGGTCTCCATGAACGGCACATACCTGCGTATCGAAGTCCACGACCCCGACACCCGTGCCCTCCCCACCCTCATCGACGCAACTCTCGACTCCGAGGGTGGGCGCGGCATGGCTCTCGTCGACGCCCTCGCCGATCGCTGGGGTGTCCAGCTCTACCCCGACCGGAAGGTCACCTGGTGCGAGCTGGCGACCGGGCTGACCTCCACGAACGGCCATGTCAGAACGCCGGGCGTGATGCGGGCCGAGGCGTTGCTTGACCTCTACTTGGAGGCGAAGCTGCCCCGCGCGTCGAGTCCGAACAGGCTAAGTGCCGCCATGGCCGTGGAGGCGGTGATCGACGTAATCACAGACTTTCTTCACTGGCTTCGGGCGCATGGCTGCGACCCGGATGAAGTGCTCGACCGCGCTCAGACCCACTACGAGGCTGAAGTAAGCGTCACGGCCGACGTCATGTGA
- a CDS encoding SsgA family sporulation/cell division regulator gives MRLALEQPVRARLVTPEFPELPIRPTLRYRAAEPFAVHIDFPAHVSADEDGVTWTFARSLLEEGLDGAAGLGDVRIQPCGRSRTVVEFHAPHGMAAIRFGTASLRRFLQRSYAVVEPGREDLGPELDHGLMSLLDGV, from the coding sequence ATGCGCCTCGCCCTCGAACAGCCCGTCCGCGCCCGCCTCGTCACCCCCGAGTTCCCGGAGCTTCCGATCCGCCCCACGCTGCGCTACCGCGCCGCCGAACCCTTCGCCGTGCACATCGACTTCCCGGCCCATGTCTCGGCCGACGAGGACGGGGTCACCTGGACGTTCGCCCGCTCGCTGCTGGAGGAGGGACTCGACGGGGCGGCCGGGCTCGGGGACGTACGGATACAGCCGTGCGGCCGGTCCCGCACGGTCGTGGAGTTCCACGCGCCGCACGGCATGGCCGCGATCCGGTTCGGTACGGCTTCTCTGCGACGGTTTCTGCAGCGGTCGTACGCCGTCGTCGAGCCGGGAAGAGAGGATCTCGGGCCGGAACTCGACCATGGCCTGATGTCCCTGCTCGACGGGGTCTGA
- a CDS encoding Scr1 family TA system antitoxin-like transcriptional regulator yields MILGEQALYTNIGGPVVMRGQMERLLRGIDLSSLTLGGLPTTAEVGVVPMPGFNMHGDDRAHYELVSTGVDITDPDELALYDKAFNALSNAARYGDAAKELISKALAFWSTA; encoded by the coding sequence GTGATCCTCGGCGAACAGGCCCTGTACACGAACATCGGCGGGCCGGTCGTGATGCGTGGACAGATGGAGCGTCTCCTCCGCGGCATCGACCTGTCCTCTCTCACGCTCGGCGGGCTTCCCACCACCGCCGAGGTAGGCGTGGTCCCCATGCCCGGCTTCAACATGCACGGCGACGACCGGGCCCACTACGAACTCGTCTCCACCGGGGTGGACATCACCGACCCGGACGAACTTGCCCTCTACGACAAGGCGTTCAACGCCCTGAGTAATGCCGCGCGTTATGGGGACGCCGCGAAAGAGCTGATCAGCAAGGCCCTGGCCTTCTGGAGCACCGCATGA
- a CDS encoding ABC transporter permease subunit, with product MATAGADTHPAPWRTVAGRVVAGAALLAAVALLPWLSGTDPALTVLRARSADQDPTPAQLAAVREQLGLDQGPFTHLAHWLGGLPRGDAGSSWVSGEPVLPQVTTAFAVSVTLMLGAFVVTVAVAALVCGRTLYLGSRRRLRRARAGTGAAVLAALPKFLLASLLATVCGVWLGWFPSSGWEGPSSMVLPALALGVPSGAMIGGLLDQSLPGAFREPWARTWYAFGFSSDAIARNALRRALAGVLPQLLPTVVALVGGAVAVEKIFNIPGLGRLALDAAIAQDLPPLQTATLALVLLGVVAGLLIQALRRALLGPALRDGALTAPPPAALTRRRSTRWIAGFCAVALLALVVAGLLRDPLRVDTAARLLSPSAAHPLGTDSLGRDLLARLGHGALRTAGVALAVTAVGVLVGLLLGSVARASAGLVEVTSTLPAVLAGLLTTAVTGPSVWGAALAVCLVGWTPYAAQAAALIEEERASGHMLASLSFGAGPLYLLRHHYLPAVLPAVLRNALLRLPTTVLVLASLGFLGLGEQPPTPEWGRLLSENQPYFELAPWTVLGPACALVLLSVLAVSGTASGRGRA from the coding sequence ATGGCGACGGCTGGTGCCGACACCCATCCCGCTCCGTGGCGTACGGTCGCCGGCCGCGTCGTGGCCGGGGCCGCGCTGCTGGCGGCCGTCGCCCTGCTGCCCTGGCTGTCCGGGACCGATCCCGCGCTGACGGTCCTGCGGGCCCGCTCCGCCGACCAGGACCCGACGCCGGCGCAACTGGCCGCCGTACGGGAGCAACTGGGTCTGGACCAAGGGCCGTTCACGCATCTCGCGCACTGGCTGGGCGGGCTGCCGCGCGGTGACGCGGGCAGCTCCTGGGTGTCGGGCGAACCGGTTCTGCCGCAGGTGACGACCGCCTTCGCGGTCTCCGTGACGCTGATGCTCGGCGCGTTCGTGGTCACGGTGGCGGTGGCCGCGCTGGTCTGCGGCCGCACCCTGTACCTCGGCTCCCGGCGGCGGCTGCGGCGGGCGCGGGCGGGCACCGGGGCGGCCGTTCTCGCCGCGCTGCCCAAGTTCCTGCTCGCGTCGCTGCTCGCGACGGTGTGCGGGGTGTGGCTGGGCTGGTTCCCGTCCAGCGGGTGGGAGGGGCCGTCGTCGATGGTGCTGCCCGCGCTCGCCCTCGGCGTGCCGTCGGGGGCGATGATCGGCGGTCTCCTCGACCAGTCGCTGCCCGGCGCCTTCCGGGAGCCCTGGGCGCGGACCTGGTACGCCTTCGGCTTCTCGTCCGACGCCATCGCCCGCAACGCCCTGCGCCGCGCCCTCGCCGGTGTGCTTCCGCAGCTTCTGCCGACCGTCGTGGCGCTGGTCGGTGGCGCGGTCGCGGTGGAGAAGATCTTCAACATTCCGGGGCTCGGCCGACTCGCCCTGGACGCCGCCATCGCCCAGGATCTGCCACCGCTGCAGACGGCGACGCTGGCCCTCGTCCTGCTCGGCGTCGTCGCCGGCCTGCTCATCCAGGCCCTGCGGCGCGCGCTCCTCGGCCCCGCCCTGCGGGACGGCGCCCTGACCGCCCCGCCCCCGGCGGCCCTCACGCGACGGCGCTCCACGCGCTGGATCGCCGGGTTCTGTGCCGTCGCACTGCTCGCCCTGGTCGTGGCGGGGCTGTTGCGCGACCCCTTGCGGGTGGACACGGCCGCCCGACTCCTGTCGCCTTCCGCCGCACACCCGTTGGGCACGGACTCGCTCGGCCGTGATCTGCTGGCCCGGCTGGGCCACGGGGCGCTGCGCACGGCGGGCGTGGCCCTCGCGGTGACGGCGGTCGGCGTCCTCGTGGGGTTGCTGCTCGGCAGCGTGGCACGGGCGAGCGCGGGACTGGTGGAGGTCACGTCGACGCTCCCGGCCGTTCTCGCCGGACTGTTGACCACGGCGGTGACCGGGCCGTCGGTGTGGGGTGCCGCGCTCGCGGTGTGCCTGGTCGGCTGGACGCCGTACGCCGCCCAGGCCGCGGCGCTGATCGAAGAGGAACGGGCCAGTGGCCACATGCTCGCGTCGCTGTCGTTCGGCGCCGGGCCGCTGTACCTGCTGCGCCACCACTACCTGCCCGCGGTCCTGCCCGCCGTCCTGCGCAACGCCCTGTTGCGGCTGCCCACCACGGTCCTGGTGCTGGCCTCCCTCGGCTTCCTGGGGCTGGGCGAGCAGCCGCCCACGCCGGAGTGGGGGCGGCTGCTGTCGGAGAACCAGCCGTACTTCGAGCTGGCGCCGTGGACCGTACTCGGGCCGGCGTGCGCGCTCGTCCTGCTCTCCGTGCTCGCCGTGTCGGGTACGGCGTCGGGGCGCGGGCGCGCGTGA
- a CDS encoding DUF6247 family protein encodes MSAQYEETPRPAALPLKTIGDIRAALRSGHGFPGDRESFEADLQRALEASSETDLNAVATVIVDYRGRIRLYQDPDFDIAVQEGIDLGARLKQEAQGR; translated from the coding sequence GTGAGCGCACAGTACGAGGAGACGCCCCGGCCAGCGGCACTGCCGTTGAAGACCATCGGCGACATTCGAGCGGCTCTTCGGTCCGGACACGGCTTTCCGGGCGACCGGGAGTCCTTTGAAGCAGATCTGCAGCGTGCACTGGAGGCTTCGTCGGAGACGGACCTCAACGCTGTCGCCACGGTGATCGTCGACTACCGAGGCAGGATCCGGCTCTACCAGGATCCCGACTTCGACATCGCCGTGCAGGAGGGTATCGACCTCGGGGCACGGTTGAAGCAGGAGGCACAGGGCCGGTGA
- a CDS encoding Lrp/AsnC family transcriptional regulator produces MDDTDSAILTHLQRDARLTNRELARRVGIAPSTCLERVRALRARGVITGYHAAVQPRLLGRSLQALVFARLRPLSREVIHDFESYLTQLPEVVSVFVVSGDDDFVVHVAVPDIEHLHAFLMDRFSARREVVSFRSSVIYHQTGTRVLTPIETH; encoded by the coding sequence ATGGACGACACTGATTCGGCGATCCTCACCCATCTCCAGCGCGATGCACGGCTCACCAACCGCGAACTCGCCCGCAGGGTCGGCATCGCCCCCTCCACCTGCCTGGAACGGGTCCGCGCCCTGCGCGCCCGCGGTGTGATCACCGGCTACCACGCGGCCGTACAGCCACGCCTGTTGGGCCGCTCGCTCCAGGCCCTGGTCTTCGCCCGGCTGCGCCCCCTGAGCCGCGAGGTGATCCATGACTTCGAGAGCTACCTCACCCAACTCCCCGAGGTCGTCTCGGTCTTCGTGGTCTCCGGCGACGACGACTTCGTCGTCCACGTGGCCGTCCCGGACATCGAGCACCTGCACGCCTTCCTCATGGACCGCTTCAGCGCCCGCCGCGAGGTGGTGAGCTTTCGCAGCTCGGTGATCTACCACCAGACCGGCACGCGCGTACTGACGCCCATCGAGACCCACTGA
- a CDS encoding DUF397 domain-containing protein yields the protein MWFRSSYSNGAGGECVECALAANDAFVRDSKCETGPVITLSSGAWRAFLGGVLEHGRLAQ from the coding sequence GTGTGGTTCAGGTCGTCGTACAGCAACGGTGCCGGAGGAGAGTGCGTCGAGTGCGCGCTGGCCGCGAACGACGCCTTCGTGCGCGATTCGAAGTGTGAGACGGGGCCCGTCATCACTCTTAGTAGCGGCGCGTGGCGCGCCTTCCTGGGTGGTGTTCTGGAGCACGGACGCTTGGCACAGTGA
- a CDS encoding PE-PPE domain-containing protein — MRKTNRLTRRVKAVAVTAAMTAAAALTPTVAQADDAPRHYYIELGGTGSALPAPDCTRTYGFANQHLEAGAEVVPVCYPASAGPWLNGQNTPDITAQSYDSSVAQGYENLLAAAVETHRKDPTARLTIVGYSQGAQAADAVLETIANGATDIPRDQVNGMLYADPKQPETGMWAKVPKGLGAFGFTSAGPGPKEFPGVPVARFCIRGDLACDATTPVAAFDFFLTDKHGRYVQDGNVMARTIAEDGLDGVFWYES; from the coding sequence ATGCGGAAGACCAACCGACTCACGCGACGCGTCAAGGCCGTCGCCGTCACGGCGGCGATGACCGCAGCCGCCGCCCTCACACCCACCGTCGCCCAGGCCGACGACGCCCCTCGCCACTACTACATCGAGCTCGGCGGCACCGGCTCCGCGCTGCCCGCGCCCGACTGCACCCGCACGTACGGCTTCGCCAACCAGCACCTGGAGGCGGGCGCCGAGGTCGTCCCCGTCTGCTACCCGGCCAGCGCCGGCCCCTGGCTCAACGGCCAGAACACGCCGGACATCACCGCGCAGAGCTACGACAGCAGCGTCGCCCAGGGCTACGAGAACCTCCTGGCCGCCGCCGTGGAGACCCACCGCAAGGACCCGACCGCACGTCTCACGATCGTCGGCTACTCGCAGGGCGCGCAGGCCGCGGACGCGGTCCTGGAGACGATCGCGAACGGCGCCACGGACATCCCCCGGGACCAGGTCAACGGCATGCTGTACGCCGACCCGAAGCAGCCCGAAACCGGCATGTGGGCCAAGGTCCCCAAGGGCCTGGGCGCCTTCGGCTTCACCTCCGCCGGCCCCGGCCCCAAGGAGTTCCCGGGCGTCCCGGTCGCCCGCTTCTGCATCCGCGGCGACCTGGCCTGCGACGCCACGACGCCCGTGGCCGCGTTCGACTTCTTCCTCACCGACAAGCACGGGCGCTACGTCCAGGACGGCAACGTCATGGCCCGGACCATCGCCGAGGACGGCCTCGACGGGGTGTTCTGGTACGAGTCCTGA
- a CDS encoding helix-turn-helix transcriptional regulator, translating to MAGSPTARRRRLSIELKKLREKSALTCAQVGEALDWSGSKVNRMETGSGRVQPSDIDALCRFYGTSDELREFLKSLARQAKTRGWWQVHGAGVPEWFNIYIGLEQDASTIRQYQCELIPGLMQIDAYARELHTTGAHMSAEDIDRAVRVRMERQTMLTRSDAPDAWFVVNEGALRHVIGDRAIMREQLERVLEAAALPTVILQVLPFDAGTYPVTGSFTMLGFPAQEDPDIVYRDGITDAVYLEGEHHVREYTKAFDGLRAAALSPQRSIQLIKTVLKEYAS from the coding sequence ATGGCCGGTTCACCGACGGCAAGACGTCGTCGTCTCTCGATCGAGCTGAAGAAGCTCCGCGAGAAGAGCGCGCTCACCTGCGCCCAGGTCGGCGAGGCTCTGGACTGGAGCGGATCCAAGGTCAACCGCATGGAGACCGGCAGCGGCCGCGTACAGCCGTCCGACATCGACGCCCTGTGCCGGTTCTACGGAACCAGCGACGAACTGCGTGAGTTTCTCAAGTCACTTGCCCGGCAGGCCAAGACACGCGGTTGGTGGCAGGTGCACGGGGCCGGCGTGCCCGAGTGGTTCAACATCTACATCGGGCTGGAGCAGGACGCCTCGACCATCCGCCAGTACCAGTGCGAGTTGATTCCCGGCCTCATGCAGATCGACGCTTATGCGCGCGAGCTCCACACGACCGGCGCACACATGTCTGCCGAGGACATCGACAGGGCCGTACGTGTACGCATGGAACGCCAAACCATGCTGACGCGATCTGACGCGCCGGATGCCTGGTTCGTCGTGAACGAAGGCGCTCTTCGCCACGTGATCGGAGACCGGGCGATCATGCGAGAGCAGCTCGAACGTGTCCTGGAAGCCGCCGCTTTGCCCACCGTGATCCTCCAGGTCCTGCCCTTCGATGCAGGCACGTATCCGGTCACAGGCTCATTCACCATGTTGGGCTTCCCTGCCCAGGAAGACCCGGACATCGTGTACCGGGACGGCATCACCGACGCCGTGTACCTGGAAGGCGAACATCATGTTCGTGAGTACACCAAGGCGTTCGACGGCCTGCGAGCCGCAGCCCTGAGTCCTCAACGCTCCATCCAATTGATCAAGACAGTGCTGAAGGAATACGCAAGTTGA
- a CDS encoding bifunctional 2-polyprenyl-6-hydroxyphenol methylase/3-demethylubiquinol 3-O-methyltransferase UbiG, whose amino-acid sequence MTIAVPTSVTTAAAQAVAPPEGRPVDQAVDHYDRFLAEHYTWMLGGDLDALAAVQRASLSGWGVTPDAAACPAAGSLAVDLGCGPGQASLALAGLGFDSVLAVDLSRPLLGELAAHAAQVPAVRVMRADVRTALRELVRPGSAGAVVCLGDTLTHLPTRGDVAALFADVAAALAPGGTAVFAYRDLTVPLTGTDRFLPVRATEDRIMTCFLEYPDDYDDYTVVVHDLIHTRDTPDANWTLTARSYRKLRLSHTWVVEQLRTAGLRVRHEESGPGGMRTVVLERGTRGVGTPRSGPA is encoded by the coding sequence ATGACGATCGCTGTGCCAACCTCAGTGACGACCGCCGCCGCTCAAGCCGTCGCCCCACCTGAGGGCCGACCCGTCGATCAGGCCGTCGACCACTACGACCGGTTTCTCGCCGAGCACTACACCTGGATGCTCGGCGGCGATCTCGACGCGCTCGCGGCGGTGCAGCGCGCCTCCCTCTCGGGGTGGGGTGTGACTCCCGATGCGGCTGCCTGTCCGGCAGCCGGGTCGCTCGCCGTGGATCTGGGGTGCGGGCCGGGGCAGGCGAGCCTCGCGCTGGCCGGGCTCGGCTTCGACTCCGTCCTCGCGGTCGATCTGAGCCGGCCGTTGCTGGGCGAACTCGCCGCACACGCCGCCCAGGTGCCGGCAGTGCGGGTGATGCGGGCGGATGTGCGGACCGCGTTGCGGGAACTGGTGCGGCCGGGGTCGGCGGGGGCCGTCGTATGCCTCGGTGACACGCTGACCCATCTGCCGACCCGAGGGGATGTGGCCGCCCTCTTCGCCGACGTCGCCGCCGCGCTCGCGCCCGGAGGGACGGCCGTGTTCGCCTACCGGGACCTGACGGTCCCGCTCACCGGCACCGACCGTTTCCTGCCGGTCCGGGCCACCGAGGACCGGATCATGACCTGCTTTCTGGAGTACCCGGACGACTACGACGACTACACGGTCGTCGTGCACGACCTGATCCACACCCGCGACACCCCTGACGCCAACTGGACTCTCACCGCCCGCAGTTACCGCAAACTGCGGCTCTCCCACACGTGGGTGGTGGAACAGCTCCGCACGGCCGGGCTGCGCGTCAGGCACGAGGAGAGCGGGCCGGGGGGCATGCGGACGGTCGTACTCGAGCGTGGGACGCGGGGCGTGGGAACGCCCAGGTCAGGGCCTGCCTGA
- a CDS encoding ABC transporter substrate-binding protein: protein MRTIRTTTGTTRATIGTNRSASGAPRTTPRRLIAALALTPLLTGCFVSSSEGGSDAEGAAGSSGRLRVALAVPPVQALSPYSNDATVLSKLSVAEGLTALDEDGAAAPALAKSWKRENATTWTFELRKATFQDGTDVTAESVVNALGKAGAAETKPRVLSDVTLTAKAEDADTVTISTKAADPVLPLRLASPALGILSPEAYAKDGTVSPVGTGSGPFEITKLTGKSKATLDRFDGYWGGKAKAPGIDVTWIADGTARANALRGGDVDIAEWIPTAQAGLLDADTRHEVPSVRTDSLVLNTGSGIFTDASLRAAARAAVDGSALVKSVFGGYADPAQGLFGPAVSWAAENRVAVSGRASAAASADVKAKTKGKTLRLATYTNRAELPEAATVLQQQLEKAGFTVKQDVREYTQMEADLLAGKYDALVFSRVTLLDTGDAVAYLASDYMSDGVYNIAGLKDAAVDKAVEAAGEEGDTEQRRAKIMRAEAEILRTDAVVPLVHEKVVQGIGTDVEGVLLDPRERSLVDADTHLK, encoded by the coding sequence ATGCGAACCATCCGCACCACCACCGGCACCACCCGCGCCACCATCGGAACCAACCGCTCAGCCAGCGGCGCCCCCCGCACCACCCCCCGAAGGCTCATCGCGGCGCTCGCGCTCACCCCCCTGCTCACCGGCTGCTTCGTATCTTCGAGCGAAGGCGGCTCGGACGCGGAAGGCGCCGCAGGATCGAGCGGGCGGCTGCGGGTCGCTCTCGCCGTGCCGCCCGTGCAGGCGCTGTCGCCGTACAGCAACGACGCCACCGTGCTGAGCAAGCTCTCCGTGGCCGAAGGTCTCACCGCGCTGGACGAGGACGGGGCCGCCGCGCCCGCGCTGGCGAAGTCCTGGAAGCGGGAGAATGCCACCACCTGGACCTTCGAGCTGCGAAAGGCCACCTTCCAGGACGGCACGGACGTCACCGCCGAGTCCGTGGTCAACGCGCTCGGCAAGGCGGGCGCCGCCGAGACCAAGCCCCGTGTCCTCAGCGACGTGACGCTGACCGCCAAGGCCGAGGACGCCGACACCGTCACCATCAGTACCAAGGCCGCCGACCCCGTGCTGCCGCTGCGGCTCGCCAGTCCCGCGCTGGGCATCCTGTCCCCCGAGGCGTACGCGAAGGACGGCACCGTCAGCCCGGTCGGTACCGGTAGCGGTCCCTTCGAGATCACGAAGCTCACCGGGAAGAGCAAGGCCACGCTCGACCGCTTCGACGGGTACTGGGGCGGCAAGGCCAAGGCGCCCGGCATCGACGTGACCTGGATCGCCGACGGCACCGCCCGCGCCAACGCCCTGCGCGGCGGCGACGTCGACATCGCGGAGTGGATCCCCACCGCCCAGGCGGGGTTGCTGGACGCGGACACCCGGCATGAGGTGCCCTCCGTGCGGACCGACAGTCTCGTTCTCAACACCGGCAGCGGCATCTTCACCGACGCGTCCCTGCGCGCGGCCGCCCGTGCGGCCGTGGACGGTTCCGCGCTCGTCAAGTCTGTCTTCGGTGGGTACGCCGATCCCGCGCAGGGGCTCTTCGGGCCTGCCGTCTCCTGGGCGGCCGAGAACCGGGTGGCGGTGAGCGGGAGGGCCTCGGCCGCGGCCTCCGCCGACGTCAAGGCGAAGACCAAGGGGAAGACGCTGCGGCTGGCCACCTACACCAACCGCGCCGAACTGCCCGAGGCCGCGACCGTCCTGCAACAGCAGCTGGAGAAGGCCGGGTTCACGGTGAAGCAGGACGTACGCGAGTACACGCAGATGGAGGCCGACCTCCTCGCGGGCAAGTACGACGCGCTCGTCTTCTCCCGGGTGACGCTCCTCGACACCGGCGACGCGGTCGCCTACCTCGCCAGCGACTACATGAGCGACGGCGTCTACAACATCGCGGGACTGAAGGACGCGGCTGTCGACAAGGCCGTCGAGGCGGCGGGCGAGGAAGGCGACACCGAGCAGCGCCGGGCGAAGATCATGCGGGCCGAGGCGGAGATCCTGCGCACGGACGCCGTCGTGCCGCTGGTCCACGAGAAGGTCGTGCAGGGCATCGGCACCGATGTCGAGGGCGTGCTCCTCGACCCGCGTGAGCGGTCCCTGGTCGATGCCGACACGCACCTGAAGTAG